A stretch of DNA from Candidatus Methylomirabilota bacterium:
GCCCTGGGCGCCCAGCGTCTCGAGACGGCTCACCGTCTTGGTAGCGTCGGACTCATCGTCCAGGAGGGTGAGCTCGATGGGCATCTTCTTCCCGGCCACCATGACTCCGCCGGCCGCATTCAGGTGCTCGACGGCGATCTCGTATCCCGCGCGCACCTGGGCCCCCCCGGCGCCATAGCGGCCGGTGATGGGAACGACCGCGCCCACCTTGATGGTCTGGGCCCACGCGGGGAGCGGCCCCAATCCGATGCTTGCCAAGACGAGCAATGCCCACAGCCTCATCGATCTCCTCCTGTCGAATGTTCGTGGCCAAGGATCTCGCGATTGTGTTCGCCGACCGCGGGCGGGGCGAGGCGGATCTCCGGCCTCGCGCCGTCGAAGGACAGGGGCAGCGCCATGAGCTCGTAGTCGTCGCCGGGAACTTTCTGAATCATGCCGAGCGCCGCAGCCTGAGGCTCGGCAATCGCCTCGGGCAAGGTATTGATGGGCGCGCAGGGCACTCCGGCGGCTTCCAGCACGTCGATCCACTCGCCCTTGCTGCGCGTGAGGAGGATCTGCTGGATCTGCGCGACCAGCTCTGGCTTGCTGGCCACGCGCGCGGCATTGGTGGCGAAGCGCGGATCGCCCGGCCATTCCGGATGACCCAGGGCGCCCGCGAGCTTGGCGAAGAGCCGGTCATTGCCGGCTGCGATGATGATGGGGTTGGTCTTGGTCTCAAAGCTCTCGAACGGCACCACGCGATGACTGCCCGTTCGATGCCGCTCGGGCACTTGCCCCGAGGCGCGATAGCTGGCGAAGTGTCCCTTGAGCCACGCCAGCCCGGTCTCGAAGAGCGAGGCATCCACCACGCAGCCGCGCCCCGTGCGCTGGCGCTGGGCGAGCCCCGCGAGGGCGCCGATGGCCGTCCACATCCCCGTGCCATAGTCGAGCACGGAGGTGCCGATCCTCGTCGGCGGTCCGCCCTCGTCTCCGTTCATCATCATGAGCCCCGAGAAGGCCTGCACCATGGGCTCGTAGCCCGGCTTGAGACGGAGCGGCCCCGTGGCGCCGAAGGCCCAGACCGAGCAGTAGATGAGCCGCGGATGGCGAGCCAGCAGCTCCTTCGGCCCGAGGCCCAGACCCTCGAGCGAGCCGGGGCGCAGATTCTGGACGAGCACGTCCGCCTCGCCCAGGAAATCCGTCAGCCAGGCCACGGCCTTGGGATCCTTGAGATCGAGAGTGATGGAGCGCTTGTTGGCGTTGACGGCGAGATAGCCGGGCGATACCCCTTTCCAGAAGGGCGGGCCCCAGCGCCGGGCATCGTCGCCCTCTGGGCGCTCGACCTTGATCACATCCGCGCCCAGATGCGCCAGGATCTCGGCGGCGATGGGGCCGGCCAGGTTCTGCGCGACCTCGACGACGGTGGTTCCGCTGAGGGGAAGCATCGGCTCTCTGCTCTCCGGCATGGAGGTCTCCGGCATGGTCAGCGACGGAAGAGCGAGCGCGCGATGACCATGCGGTGCACTTCCGATGGACCCTCGCCGATGCGACGCACGCGCGCCTCGCGATACCAGCGCTCGAGGGGAAACTCCTTGGAGACGCCGTAGCCGCCGTGGATCTGGACGGCGGCGTCGATGACGCGTCCGAGCACCTCGCTGGAGTAGAGCTTGGCGATGGAGGCCTCCACCCGCGCGTCCTCGCCGCGGTCGGCCTTCCAGGCGCCTTCCCAGATGAGCCAGCGCGCGGCGCGGATCTCCACTT
This window harbors:
- a CDS encoding ABC transporter substrate-binding protein, translated to MRLWALLVLASIGLGPLPAWAQTIKVGAVVPITGRYGAGGAQVRAGYEIAVEHLNAAGGVMVAGKKMPIELTLLDDESDATKTVSRLETLGAQG
- a CDS encoding CoA transferase, with amino-acid sequence MPESREPMLPLSGTTVVEVAQNLAGPIAAEILAHLGADVIKVERPEGDDARRWGPPFWKGVSPGYLAVNANKRSITLDLKDPKAVAWLTDFLGEADVLVQNLRPGSLEGLGLGPKELLARHPRLIYCSVWAFGATGPLRLKPGYEPMVQAFSGLMMMNGDEGGPPTRIGTSVLDYGTGMWTAIGALAGLAQRQRTGRGCVVDASLFETGLAWLKGHFASYRASGQVPERHRTGSHRVVPFESFETKTNPIIIAAGNDRLFAKLAGALGHPEWPGDPRFATNAARVASKPELVAQIQQILLTRSKGEWIDVLEAAGVPCAPINTLPEAIAEPQAAALGMIQKVPGDDYELMALPLSFDGARPEIRLAPPAVGEHNREILGHEHSTGGDR
- a CDS encoding acyl-CoA dehydrogenase family protein produces the protein PTDVVFEDCSIPAENLVGQEGQGLELAFDLLVKQRFPYSACNLGVAVAAHRMAIAYAKERSTFGVKLAERQAIQWMLADAEVEIRAARWLIWEGAWKADRGEDARVEASIAKLYSSEVLGRVIDAAVQIHGGYGVSKEFPLERWYREARVRRIGEGPSEVHRMVIARSLFRR